The DNA region CGGCCTGGGCCTGTGGCGCGGTCTGGACCAGGCCGGACAAGGGGATCGCTGGGAACTGGCGGCCCGCCTGCCGGCCGGTGAGGAGGATGCCCTGTGGGAGCTGGCCGGCCACCTGGGCGTGACGCCGGATGGCTGCCGGCGGCGTCCGCTGGGCGACGCCCCCGGGGCGGACCTGGTCCTGCTGCGCAACGGCCGCCTGCTCGAGCCCGCCGCCTGGCCCGCCGCGGCGCTGGCCCTGCGCCGGCG from bacterium includes:
- a CDS encoding twin-arginine translocation signal domain-containing protein → MSTRRDFLKRTLVVGVAFGLGLWRGLDQAGQGDRWELAARLPAGEEDALWELAGHLGVTPDGCRRRPLGDAPGADLVLLRNGRLLEPAAWPAAALALRRR